One Bremerella alba genomic window, CTCGGGCGAGCCCTTGATGGCTCCGCCTTCTTGATTCAACGAGAACCCTTCTTCCAGCAGCAGAGCATTCAGGTCTTGCAGGGAGTCGATGGTAGTCAGCGCGTTGACGAAGACCGTGAAATGGTTTGCACAGAAACCGTGTGCTGCCATCCAGGCAGCGTATTCGCTTTGCTCGCTCAACGCTTTATAGTCAGCATAAGGTACCTCCCAAAGTCGACCCGCAGTGCACAGGGGCTGGGCGAGGACTTCCCTATTGGGGATCTGGTCGAGCATCCGTTGAATGATATCGCGAAAGTCGTCCGAGAACTCATCAAGCATCAGCTCGCTGATAAAGACTTTGGGAAGCGCTGGGTCAGAATGTTGAAAATGCCTGGCGTAAAGCTTCTTGGCATCGAAGCGGTAGTCATCCCCGGCCTGATAGCCCGCTTCTAGAAAGGGAATCGCGAGCTGATCGATGCCTATTCTTGGGTCCTGAAATGTGCGAAAGGCGATATGGTCGTTAACGATCGTCTCACCACGTTCCGAGAGCAACCGGTGGATTCGATCGGCCTGCGGATTGTTCTTTTGATAAGAATCCCAGAGCTGGTCAATTAGCTTCTCAATGCTTCGAGTCATATTACTCTCCCTGGGCATAGTCTACCAATTTGAAGAATTCTAGCTTGATCGTCGGTCCAAGCAACTCGACTTATCGACGTTAAAATTAGACGACCTCAGCAATTTGGCCATCCAGTTGGTTACTATCAGGCCGTCATGTTGGGCGGTAATACCAAAATCTCTTCAACATCGGATCGATTTGCGACTTGCTATATGATCAAAATAACACCACAAGAGGCATGTTCAGCACCTCGTCGTGGCTAGATCGAAAATGAATTGAGCATGGGCAAGTCTGCCGGTAAAAAAGCAGCGGTTACGCGCTATCGTCTATAGATTTTCTGCCCAGAGCTTGGTGTAGTTGCCGTAAAACATCAGGCGGGCTGAAGCCATGCTGGTGGCAAACGTAGCGTAGAGACTTCCCTGCACAGTGGCTATCTATTCCCAGTCTCTCAAACACAGGACCAGTTTCCGGATGTTCGATTAGCCACTCAGGAATACTTGTGTCGAGGTCGCAATCCATACCTAGATGGTAACAT contains:
- a CDS encoding DUF1338 domain-containing protein produces the protein MTRSIEKLIDQLWDSYQKNNPQADRIHRLLSERGETIVNDHIAFRTFQDPRIGIDQLAIPFLEAGYQAGDDYRFDAKKLYARHFQHSDPALPKVFISELMLDEFSDDFRDIIQRMLDQIPNREVLAQPLCTAGRLWEVPYADYKALSEQSEYAAWMAAHGFCANHFTVFVNALTTIDSLQDLNALLLEEGFSLNQEGGAIKGSPEVYLEQSSTIASVVDVPFKDGDRSVPGCYYEFARRYTLPNGSLFGGFVAKSADKIFESTDKKLHE